Proteins encoded in a region of the Atopobium sp. oral taxon 416 genome:
- a CDS encoding FeoA family protein, whose product MPTLRDVKVGQSCTVKKLAGTGAIKRRIMDMGLTKGTDIYVRKVAPLGDPVELTVRGYELSVRKDEASCVEVENVHEGE is encoded by the coding sequence ATGCCAACACTCAGAGATGTCAAAGTCGGTCAATCCTGCACGGTCAAGAAACTGGCCGGAACCGGAGCGATCAAACGCCGCATCATGGATATGGGTTTAACCAAAGGGACCGATATCTACGTGCGCAAAGTTGCCCCGTTAGGCGATCCGGTCGAGCTGACGGTTCGTGGCTACGAGCTATCAGTGCGTAAAGATGAAGCGAGCTGCGTGGAAGTTGAAAACGTCCACGAGGGCGAGTAA
- a CDS encoding FeoA family protein, which produces MSSHSAANLPLMMVSEGDAVVVSRICGSKELRQHMAAMGFVEGAEVRVVSHVNGDCIVKVKGATFALNRQMTSHILVN; this is translated from the coding sequence ATGAGTTCACATTCGGCGGCGAATTTGCCGCTCATGATGGTATCTGAGGGGGATGCTGTGGTGGTCAGCCGAATCTGCGGATCCAAAGAGCTGCGCCAACATATGGCAGCAATGGGATTCGTCGAAGGCGCCGAAGTCAGGGTAGTCTCGCACGTTAACGGGGACTGCATCGTGAAGGTCAAAGGTGCGACCTTTGCCTTAAATCGGCAGATGACCTCACACATTCTGGTGAACTAG